The stretch of DNA TACGAAACTACTCCTTTGAATGAAAGCGTTTTAGGAATCTTACTTTCGCTTGTTGTTACTTTAACAGTTTTCATAAATGCTCCCGGATTTGCTGCATTATAGCTGGCTTCTACAAATCCTTTTTTTCCTGGAAGAACAGGAGTTTTAGTATAATCTGCTGTTGTACATCCGCAAGATGGCGTTACATTTTGTATCACAACCGGTTTGGAGGTCGTATTGGTAAATTCAAATCTAATTACTTTAGGTTTTCCCTGAGGGATAGTTCCTATATCTATAAATTCTGAATTCCATTTGATAACGTCTGCAACTATTTTTACCACAGGCGTATTTTCAACAGGAAATACTCCAGCATAAAACGGCG from Chryseobacterium piperi encodes:
- a CDS encoding DUF1573 domain-containing protein, which produces MKKLKISALLAVLAFSPFYAGVFPVENTPVVKIVADVIKWNSEFIDIGTIPQGKPKVIRFEFTNTTSKPVVIQNVTPSCGCTTADYTKTPVLPGKKGFVEASYNAANPGAFMKTVKVTTSESKIPKTLSFKGVVS